A window from Chitinophaga filiformis encodes these proteins:
- a CDS encoding glycosyltransferase: MSVQPLLTPVNVNTRPGNVLTTTTGLDLILPCCNPPENWVGTLLQHYEEVRRMLAPAPVQLILVNDGSTRNFGLQHIAQLQSAIPDIIIVGYPVNRGKGHAVREGTKHSRFDLQVYTDLDFPFGVAVIKKVYELLLKGADVVAGERGAAYLELLPARRKVITQISRCMNRFLLHLKINDAQAGLKGFNRHGRRVLLSTRIDGFLYDSEFIYMAGQDPMIIMESLDITCRSGISFSSFRLKLLLRELRNYIRILKMHHE, from the coding sequence ATGTCTGTGCAGCCTTTATTAACACCTGTGAATGTTAATACAAGGCCGGGGAATGTATTGACTACAACCACCGGTCTTGATCTTATATTACCTTGCTGCAATCCCCCGGAGAACTGGGTGGGCACATTGCTGCAACATTATGAAGAAGTACGGCGCATGCTTGCGCCGGCGCCGGTACAGCTTATACTGGTGAATGACGGATCTACACGTAACTTTGGACTGCAGCACATCGCGCAGCTCCAGTCAGCTATTCCGGATATCATCATTGTGGGCTACCCGGTGAACCGTGGAAAGGGACATGCCGTGCGGGAGGGCACAAAACACTCCCGTTTTGATCTGCAGGTATATACGGACCTGGATTTTCCTTTTGGCGTAGCCGTTATAAAAAAGGTATATGAGCTGCTGCTGAAAGGAGCAGATGTTGTGGCAGGAGAAAGGGGGGCTGCTTACCTGGAATTACTGCCGGCCAGGCGCAAGGTTATTACGCAGATAAGCCGTTGTATGAACCGTTTCCTGCTGCATCTGAAGATCAACGATGCCCAGGCAGGCCTGAAAGGTTTTAACCGGCATGGACGCCGCGTATTGTTGTCTACCAGAATAGACGGTTTTTTATACGATAGCGAATTTATTTACATGGCAGGTCAGGATCCGATGATTATCATGGAATCGCTGGATATTACCTGCCGTTCCGGTATCAGCTTTTCTTCCTTCAGGCTAAAGTTGTTGTTACGGGAGCTGCGGAACTATATAAGGATCTTAAAAATGCATCATGAGTAA
- a CDS encoding 2-hydroxyacid dehydrogenase, which translates to MKVAVFSAHKFEKDYLLEAAKGRHELSMFEPSLTATTAALANDYEAVCIFVNDDASAEVLQKLSSNGVKYLALRSAGFNHVDLKTAGKLGIKVARVPDYSPYAVAEHTVALMLALNRKLLKAHNRIRDLNFSLDGLTGFDLNGKTVGIIGTGKIGKLVAQIMRGFNCKVLVFDIYQDTSWATDTGVVYQDLDYVCEHSDIISLHTPLNEHTQYIINRERINKMKKNVMIINTSRGGLINTKDIILGLKDGQIGYLGLDVYEEEKGLFFEDHSNDILQDDVIARLMTFPNVLITSHQAFLTDTALQNIAETTMGNLTCFEKNIECKNELIDKSA; encoded by the coding sequence ATGAAAGTAGCAGTATTCAGTGCACATAAATTTGAGAAGGATTATTTGCTTGAAGCAGCAAAAGGAAGACACGAACTATCCATGTTCGAACCATCCCTTACCGCTACTACGGCAGCCCTGGCAAATGACTACGAGGCCGTCTGTATTTTTGTAAATGACGATGCATCCGCAGAGGTTTTGCAAAAGCTTTCATCTAACGGCGTAAAATACCTGGCGCTACGCTCAGCCGGCTTTAATCACGTCGACTTAAAAACCGCCGGGAAATTAGGCATAAAAGTAGCAAGGGTACCCGATTACTCCCCTTACGCCGTGGCTGAACATACCGTTGCTTTAATGCTTGCACTTAACCGAAAACTACTCAAAGCCCATAACCGCATCCGCGACCTGAACTTCTCTCTGGACGGGCTAACAGGATTTGACCTGAACGGAAAAACGGTTGGTATAATAGGGACCGGCAAGATCGGGAAATTAGTGGCACAGATCATGCGTGGTTTCAATTGCAAAGTACTGGTCTTCGACATCTATCAGGATACAAGCTGGGCTACTGATACGGGGGTTGTATATCAGGATCTTGATTATGTATGTGAGCACTCCGATATCATCTCGTTGCATACGCCATTGAATGAACATACCCAATATATAATAAACCGGGAACGTATCAACAAAATGAAGAAAAACGTAATGATCATCAATACAAGCCGGGGTGGCCTGATCAATACAAAGGATATCATATTGGGCTTAAAAGACGGGCAGATCGGATACCTGGGATTAGACGTATACGAAGAGGAAAAAGGATTGTTCTTTGAAGACCATTCCAACGATATTTTACAAGATGATGTGATTGCAAGACTGATGACCTTTCCCAATGTGCTTATAACCAGTCACCAGGCTTTTCTGACAGATACCGCATTGCAAAATATCGCTGAAACAACCATGGGGAATTTAACCTGCTTTGAAAAAAATATTGAATGTAAGAATGAACTGATTGACAAATCAGCATAA
- a CDS encoding DinB family protein, producing MIVQTLLQEFEHEVASTRKLLQAVPEKDINFKPSPVSWTMGQLAQHIATIYYWYTGTLTQDVYDMAADRLERGDPADIQATLALFEDNVEKARAALKTVTEESLQVPWTMKVGEHTVLGPLPRGMVTRSFLFNHIYHHRGEMIVYLRTTGNSVPGMYGPTYEQEQAMKNTAK from the coding sequence ATGATTGTACAAACCTTGTTACAGGAATTTGAACATGAGGTGGCCAGCACCAGGAAATTGCTGCAGGCAGTGCCTGAGAAGGACATTAACTTTAAGCCTTCACCTGTTTCCTGGACAATGGGGCAGCTGGCACAGCACATTGCCACTATCTATTACTGGTACACCGGTACGCTTACACAAGATGTGTACGATATGGCGGCTGATCGTTTGGAGCGGGGCGATCCTGCGGATATCCAGGCAACACTTGCTTTGTTTGAAGACAATGTAGAAAAGGCAAGAGCAGCGCTGAAAACGGTGACAGAAGAAAGCCTGCAGGTGCCTTGGACAATGAAGGTGGGAGAGCATACTGTTCTGGGGCCGCTTCCACGGGGTATGGTTACAAGGAGCTTTCTCTTTAATCATATTTATCACCATCGCGGCGAAATGATCGTTTACCTGCGTACCACAGGAAATAGTGTGCCCGGCATGTATGGTCCGACTTATGAGCAGGAACAGGCCATGAAAAATACTGCTAAGTAA
- a CDS encoding glycosyltransferase family 87 protein, with the protein MTTTAVPDASSLWRNKIPTWLRHPAVIAAIYFVATIILYIQAIATGRYNNFVIFRTSFYHLVQGLPLYQLYPAEYYDYFLYHPSFPVLFAPFALLPKEVGLLAWMLGSTAIFLYMIRQLPFAESIKYIIAWFLLIELSNAIQSEQTNPAMTAFMVLTVVSLQRQQSMRAALFAALCFFIKGYGAITGLAFLFFPRKGAFIGWGLVWTIAGSLLPLLFISPQLLWQHYVDWFQLLTSSTIKEDGSLLGMLHVMLGLKTATIELFDKIALLIAVVMLLHVLIYGLLKRVEGYPWMLLAYLLIWIVVFNQSTESPTYIMAVTGVAIACCVMPLSLSWRNGLLWFTLVVVSLSPTDLVPKFINQYAIAWHIKALPCTVVLLFLQAHIGGWRNPDVT; encoded by the coding sequence ATGACAACAACAGCTGTACCTGACGCCAGTTCTTTATGGCGTAATAAAATCCCAACATGGTTAAGACATCCGGCGGTCATTGCCGCTATATATTTTGTTGCCACCATTATATTGTACATACAGGCGATAGCTACGGGACGCTATAATAACTTTGTTATTTTCCGTACTTCGTTTTATCATCTCGTGCAAGGCTTACCGTTATACCAGCTGTACCCTGCGGAATATTATGATTATTTCCTGTATCACCCATCATTTCCTGTATTGTTTGCGCCTTTTGCATTATTGCCAAAGGAGGTAGGACTACTGGCCTGGATGCTGGGCAGTACTGCCATTTTCCTTTATATGATCCGGCAGCTGCCTTTCGCAGAAAGTATTAAGTATATCATTGCCTGGTTCCTGCTCATTGAGCTGAGTAATGCCATTCAATCCGAACAAACCAATCCCGCCATGACGGCATTTATGGTGCTGACGGTGGTAAGCCTGCAACGGCAACAATCTATGCGTGCTGCCCTGTTCGCAGCGTTATGTTTTTTCATAAAGGGATATGGGGCTATTACAGGTCTGGCATTCCTGTTCTTCCCCCGGAAAGGCGCCTTTATTGGCTGGGGCCTCGTATGGACTATTGCCGGTTCTTTGCTTCCGCTGCTGTTCATTTCCCCGCAGCTGCTTTGGCAGCATTATGTTGATTGGTTCCAGCTGCTGACAAGCAGTACTATTAAAGAGGATGGTTCCCTGCTGGGGATGCTGCATGTGATGCTGGGCCTCAAAACGGCTACCATAGAGCTGTTTGACAAAATAGCATTGCTGATAGCAGTGGTAATGCTCCTGCATGTATTGATATATGGGCTGTTAAAGCGCGTAGAGGGTTATCCCTGGATGTTGCTGGCCTACCTGCTGATATGGATCGTAGTTTTTAATCAAAGCACAGAATCCCCCACCTACATTATGGCAGTTACCGGCGTGGCTATTGCCTGCTGTGTGATGCCTTTATCCCTTAGCTGGCGTAATGGCCTGTTATGGTTTACGCTGGTGGTGGTATCCCTTTCACCAACGGACCTGGTGCCGAAGTTCATTAATCAATATGCCATTGCCTGGCATATTAAAGCATTGCCTTGTACCGTTGTACTGCTTTTTTTACAGGCTCATATAGGGGGATGGAGGAATCCCGACGTTACTTAA
- a CDS encoding class I SAM-dependent methyltransferase, with product MIQNLANLGNINTKEYWDDRFSSNNKKSWRANAGENQTKLFAYEIVKRLKMDADFDGTILDFGCALGDAIPIYKERYPKARFMGTDFSTAAIEICVRKFGDIATFMAKDADGIPAVDVIIMSNVLEHLPKHKEVVDTLLSKCKDLYIAVPYDEQEPLHEEHVNSYDRHTFDYLNAENDVYLCRGYEFKQILKSYIYIELKNLIRPLFKVPLYKGGLNRQILFHIKSPK from the coding sequence ATGATACAGAATTTAGCGAATCTCGGCAATATTAACACAAAAGAATATTGGGACGACAGATTCAGTTCAAATAACAAAAAGTCATGGCGGGCAAATGCCGGGGAAAATCAAACTAAACTTTTTGCTTACGAGATTGTGAAAAGATTAAAAATGGATGCTGATTTCGATGGAACTATTCTTGACTTTGGTTGTGCGCTGGGGGATGCAATACCCATTTATAAAGAGCGCTACCCAAAAGCCAGGTTTATGGGAACGGATTTTTCAACTGCAGCTATAGAGATCTGCGTCAGGAAATTTGGGGATATCGCGACTTTCATGGCCAAGGATGCTGATGGTATTCCGGCCGTAGATGTAATCATTATGTCAAATGTATTGGAACATTTACCTAAACATAAGGAGGTGGTAGATACATTACTGAGTAAGTGTAAAGACCTATACATTGCTGTGCCATATGACGAGCAGGAGCCTTTGCATGAAGAGCATGTCAATTCATATGACCGCCACACGTTTGACTACCTGAATGCTGAAAACGACGTTTATCTGTGCAGGGGGTACGAATTTAAACAAATACTGAAATCGTACATCTACATTGAATTGAAAAACCTGATACGCCCGCTTTTTAAAGTGCCACTGTATAAAGGAGGGCTCAACAGGCAGATCTTATTTCATATAAAAAGTCCAAAATAA
- a CDS encoding polysaccharide deacetylase family protein — protein sequence MSKVNRLLISVDVEEFDIPLEFGGQVPPEQQMSVSYNGLMTVLDLFERYQVRATFFITAHWAQRYPELVRQLATRHEVASHAYYHSEFATAHLESSRLALQDITGKPVYGFRMPRLKPVSTTALKNAGYLYDASLNPTWLPGRYNNRDKPRTPFQDNGLWIMPSSVSPLCRYPVFWLSIKNMPGFVTRHFSNTILKKDGMLSTYFHPWELADLKDYTLPAYIRRVSGIKMQERLNSFLQYLQQKGEFCTHVEWLREYEQLAHVHP from the coding sequence ATGAGTAAGGTAAACAGGTTGCTGATAAGTGTAGATGTGGAGGAATTTGATATTCCCCTGGAATTTGGCGGACAGGTGCCGCCGGAGCAGCAAATGTCTGTTTCCTACAATGGGCTGATGACCGTGCTGGACCTCTTTGAGCGCTACCAGGTACGGGCTACTTTTTTTATCACAGCTCACTGGGCGCAGCGCTATCCTGAGCTGGTACGCCAGTTGGCCACCCGGCATGAAGTGGCCTCTCATGCTTATTATCATAGCGAGTTTGCAACCGCACACCTGGAAAGTTCCCGGCTGGCATTACAGGATATAACAGGCAAGCCTGTATACGGCTTCCGTATGCCCCGTCTTAAACCGGTCAGTACGACTGCATTGAAAAATGCCGGTTACCTGTACGACGCGTCCCTGAACCCCACCTGGTTGCCGGGACGTTATAATAACCGGGACAAACCAAGAACGCCCTTCCAGGATAACGGCCTGTGGATAATGCCTTCCTCTGTATCTCCTTTGTGCCGCTATCCCGTTTTCTGGCTCAGCATCAAGAATATGCCCGGCTTTGTTACCCGGCATTTCAGCAACACTATACTCAAAAAGGATGGTATGCTGTCCACCTATTTCCACCCGTGGGAATTGGCCGATCTTAAAGATTACACCTTGCCGGCTTATATCCGTCGGGTATCAGGTATCAAAATGCAAGAGCGCTTAAACAGCTTCCTGCAATACCTGCAACAGAAAGGGGAGTTCTGCACGCATGTGGAATGGCTCAGGGAATATGAACAACTTGCACATGTTCACCCCTGA